GattctatacatttattatacCAATATAAGGACCGGAAAAGTGCatgatgttttacattgtttttttttttatttcaccaaattataaaaaaaactcagacatattcaaattcaaaaagtttaatgtcatattttttgACATGAAggttttttctcaagaaaatttTAAGTGTATCTAGTTGAcgtatatttcatgtttttaaaagtCGGTTTGttgtttcttcatttttttccttcaaaatttagataaaaaataaatggttgCGTTTATAACATTTTACAGCTTTATTGCCAGTCTCGTGGAGGACATCTTGCAAACATTGAAACAGAACAGGAAAGAGGTTTGATCCAATCAATAATGGAAACATTTAATCCTggtaataattaattattaatctttctctctctctctctgaaaattttagaacttagcACATTTTTTGAGAGGAGTCTATGTGTTCTTCTAAAAGCGATTAGAATCATAtgcaaaacagtgtggctgtggccattgattgacgtcctaaattatcccattgactgggacagattatgtgaacttttgtctgtaacgaccactgctcactatgtacttgttaaagacacttaaACTGCGGGGTTACCAAAGGTTCTCAATacctaaataaagtaattcgaaaaattaatcatgAATAACACGATgttatatgatttatatcaagaatataaatcaaaacataaaggttattcctgattaatttttcgaattatttcattattaaggcgttaagaacctttggtgaccctaCAGTTTAAATTCTTTGATAAGTAAGTATACTGAGCAgtgtcgttacagacaaacgttcacataATCTTTCCCAGTCATTGGATGAATTAAggacgtcaatcaatggccacaaacacactgttttgaatatgattctatttgTTTGGCTACAATACAGGTCAAGAAAAAGATTATAGAAAATTGAATCCGCAATGGTCAAGTCTATGTCCCCCTTCCTTCCCCGAGtgcattcaaaataaaaactgttaaaattgaaaagacaaaatgaaaTTGAATCAATTtggtttctataatttttagaATCATcgaagattttaaaaaaaataaaaggtcaTCGATTTGTCTTGAAAAAGGTTATtctattttattccaaaaaatgCTTACTGTTCATAAAAGCAAGCCCTTAGTATTTAATTTCTGAAGAAATCGCGCCAtaataactctttttttttggcatttgagATCTTTAAACAGCTTAATATGTATGATTGTGAACCTTTTACGGTTCATAGTTAGTTGTTATATAGAACAACTTTCACTGTATTCTGTAAGAAGAAATGTGGTTCATGGTTTTCTAAAAAATCGTTGAATTGTACGCAGATTTAAATTCGGTATTTCCACATTTATCTAGGCTGAGCGAATAATTGCTTGACTAACGCAAAACTAAATGCAAACGTGTATTGCACTTTCTGAGAGTACAGCATGTAGAATGTTGTGCAGATTAGCTGGGCGTAGGTGAACGTCACAATGGAAGACACAGTCAACTGAAGAGACGTTGTCAATGTGACGGCACCTCCCCCTCACTACAGAATTCCATCTGTACCGAAACCGtttgatgttattttacaaGAAGCCAACATAATCGAAATATTTCAGTCAGTGTATAGAAGaattacagaagaaaaaaatgaagaagaatCGGTATGCTTAATTTAAGttaatattccttttttatAACTCCTTACAGCATCAATTGTGCTTATTATTGACGACTAAACTGGATGTCCGAAATGCGGATTCAAGTAACATGTGTATCTTTATATTAGTACACCTATTATAGTTTATATAATTGACAGTCAAAAGATTGTGCACGCAAAAGTATAAAACAAAGACAACTACTCCAAAAATTTCCCTCATAATGATATTTAATTGTATTCTTGAGATAGAACGAAAAAGTTAGAAATAGAAGGTGACGCATTAAATAAATGATGGTTTATCCTTAGCTTAAAAGTGTGTTCAATTTATCAGATAAACTATTATAGtcgtaggttttttttttcctaaataaTACTTATATTATTATACACTGCATATTCCGCACAACAGTACTAcgcaaaataataaaaatagtttttttaaggATAGATCTCCATCTGTAGACTAAAAGATCGTGGTCGAAACTTGGTTTGACTTAAACTTTTCTTGTAATACTTCGATATTTATATGCTAACATATCTTtcgatccaaaaaaaaaaccacattatATGTTACACTTAGTCTAGTAAGATAAACTACGTCCTATTAATGACTGACAGCACTGCAGATTTAGTAGGTACATGCAACACGAATTAAATATGTTGTACACAATTGTCTTAATCCATTGTATTATAATGGCAGTAGACAAAATTCAGCTGTACGAGATAGCAAAAACTATTTTGCGGGTGGTAATCGGGTGTTGGTGTGCCTACAAAATAGTCAAATTCTGTATTTGTCCAGGGGCGGTtcaagccattttaaaaagggggttccaaacccagagtaaagggggGGGCAACTAtttgctcccattcaaatgcattgatcgtccgaaaaaaggggggttccacaAACCGATCCCCcacctggatccgccactgtagtCTGTCCTTATTTAGGAGtttgtaaatcagtggttgtcgtccGTTGCtgtatatgatatttgtttttcgattattattctgtatataaatcaaaccgttagttttctcgtttacatattttatatttgttatttcggggcctttcatagctgactatacgatatgggttttactcattgttaaagaccATACGTTGACCTATATATGTTACTTTCTGTGTCTTTTTGTTTCCTATGGAGGGCTTTCTCACTGGCAATCCTATCTCATATTCTTATATGTATCCGTACATGAGATATACATCCATGTTTATATGACTGTAATAAACCATTACTCTAGGCAGTATAATCTGACTAAACCTGAAGTATTTCagtcaattttgaaaatactcactgtttttctttttttagtgaTCCTGGTCTGGAAGAAAATACTACTCCAAAAGTTCAACTTTGGATAAACACGACACCAGAAAGAAGTAAGTTAAAAACGTGTTTCATGTTTATTCTTAGATATTTTGAGtcatacatacatatacatataacagggaggtttgtttttaaaaaaaaaggtcttATGTATATTTTCACTTCACTTGTTCATGTTACTTAAAGTTTGTTCGGAAATTTAATGCTTTTATATCAACTGCTTTTTATAGTATattctatacatttttattgatgCATTGTTCATACTGCattcttttctgaaacaaatACACGTATTTTTGTAGGCACGTCAAGGAGCAGGAACCCCATGATAGATTGCGATACATTTGATAGGGTATTGAAGACAGGAAAAGAGTAAGTTTTATTTAGTGTATAAGAGAGACTATGAGACAATATCacaatatttaaagataaaataaaatctaaattataaaGTGCTGCAAAATACAGCTTCGCATTTATTGTCAAAAGTcagaaattatatattgtactcGTTTTTGGGTCGTTAGTTAATATTCTTATGTATTTGTACTTATAGCCACCGAATGCcgttttgtcataatattttatcaacacgtttcaaaaaatacatgtaatccATAAAGAAATATTCCAATTCTTAGAAGTCCACATTTTATGTCAAAAACTATTCATTGGGTTATAATTACgatgaataacaaaatattgtttcagGTTGCTTGCCAACTGGAAGTTTTTAGTTGAAGAAAATGGACACGCCATCGGAACAGCCATTAACAAACTACAGAATATGCAACCAAGCGAACTATCGGACAACAGAACTAGGAAAGAGATCGAACAACATATCGATTTCCATCATGCTGACAGACATGTAATGCAGAGATGCATGAACCATTTACAGTGGTCAATGCAAGACCGGCTGAATTTCCTGAGAGATCAGCAAAAATTTCTTCTGGATTATCAGAATAAACTGGAACATATTTTTAACTCATTTGAAGAATGTAAACAATCAAGAGTTCAAGATCCATTTTCAAAATTCGTTACTGATGTCAAACTCAATCATTTTCACATGTTCAACGAAGAACTACTTATTTCTTCAAAAGAACGCGATAAAAAGAATGCCAGACATCTGATAGAGCCCAATACTATCAGTTTTGGAAATACCAATTTATACATGGGAAGACTTGGCAGGGCAAATATCATGACaccaatttatgaaaatatatttgaattggaTGATTGCTGTACCGGGAAGTGTTTCGACCATCATTGTACTTGCTATAGGTCTGACTCCGTTCTTAGTTTTGAAAACCACGAACTTAATATAGAATGTCAGCAGTAtgaatttgaagaaaataacaaacgaaatgaaaatgatttcaGAAAAGAGGGGCTTAGAAACGATTTACATAGAAAATCTCAGAAGCCTAAGATTCCGATTCCAGTGAAACAGTTagcttacaaaaaaataaaacacatggAAGAATCCACCACCACACAACTGAAACTCCCGCCACTTTTAGCAAACAAACCAATAAAACACACAGATGAACCCTCCTCCACTCAACCGAAACTTCCGCCACTGCTACCAACCAAAACGAAATACATGAACGATTTCACTTCGAAACAGCTGAAACCACAACCACTGTTACCAAACATAAACAACGTGGACGAATCATATACTGCTTCAATTAAATCACCAAAGAAGATCAAATCCTGCTGGGAGCCTGTAAAACTTCCACCGTTGTTGCCGAGTCAAAAGCTAAATTGCAAGGTCTCTAATTTCCCTGTTATTCCACCTAAAATGCTCCAACCGTTAAAGATGCTACCCCAAAACATAAAAAGGACATTGAACATCAATAAGGACAGGAATGTGAAGAAAGAGAAAATCAAAGTCATGTCAATGAGACCAAGGCCAAATACAGCTTTGCGACCGATTGCAGGGACATCAGCTTCCAATGACATATCAAACGTAAATTCAGAAGTAGCCATGGATATGATAAGCTGGACTTCTGCACCCCGTGAGAGGAATTACAGATATTCAAAGCTTCAAAAAGATTCAACTAAAGATTGCTTTATACCTAAGGGCCCCGGTGACAAAGTTAGTAAAGCTATCTATGAAAGGTACTTAACATTAAGAAAGCAAGTAAGCAATGCCGGGGaaaaaacagaaacagaaaAATCGGATAGCTGTCCAGAATTCAACCAACATAGTGCAAAGCTTGATATAAAAGTCGCAAATAAATATGCTGCAGAACAAAATTTTGACATGGTATTCGACCAAgatactaaaattttacagaGCGAAGGTGGTACCGGTAATAATTGTAAAGATGCGACAAACCAATCTCCTTCGTCTGATTGGCAGGTTACAAACATCGGTTCGGAAAGCGAAATTGAAACTAAATTTATTCCTATGCCACCTAAAACTCCAAAACCGAAAACACTAAATACCAGAATTAATCAGTACAGCAGGAAACGTTCATGATTATAATACTACATGTAACCGTATCTTAGATAATTTTTACTAGAACCTTAAACAATGATATTCTGAATCTGAAATGCAATATCTGTCAATAGAAGATGCCATGGACACCCGTAAACCTGTGGGCCTTTCAAGTAAATCAATTGTTGTATACAGATTCGTCTCCAATTCTACATGTGATAAGCAACTTCTCCAAACTGTTTGAACCAGCAAATAAGGACTAAAAGGGATGTAACAAATGGGATGGGCCAATAGTAGGTGTGGCAAGAATATAATATTGTGGTGGTGGCCTATACAACAACTCATTGACTAATTAAATGAATAATTGTTACTACAACAAACATGCAATCGCATTGCTTATGTGAACATTGAACTAACGGGTGTTTAAGACTCACTATTGTTCCCTTTGTCTCACTGTATATAACTAAATgaataattatgtaaataaagtatgttgtatttttcttCCTCGTTTTAATTCAACAAGATCCTTTTCGATCAGGTAATTTAGGTCAGTGATATAGCTGTCAAACATGACAAATGTTCAACTGTTCAaggctacaaaaaaaaaaataaattagaggataaaaaaaatcctgttatCTGATCATTCCCGAAACTTGTCATAATTGTTTTCCAACGGCAACATCTTTAGTTCTGATTACTGAAAATTTTAAGTCGGAACattcatacaaatatatttagtGCACCATTATTCAGTATAGAACATTAAACCACAATGCAAGATTCTTAAAGTCTATCTACTAAAAAGTCATTAGGGAAACACAACACACAAGCTATTTGACTTCTTTGTCACAAGTATAGTGAACAGTAGAATCAGAATGGGTTCACCTGAATGAATAACGCGTAACCATAACAACTATTTTTGACACATAGTAACTATGATTATAGTATGACAATACGACTTAGATCAAATATAACATGGAGCACCTGAAGTCAATTCGGTTTTGGTGGGCTCGTGCTGCTTAACTAGAAGTTTTTTATCTGTTCAAAGTGAAACTTTTGTACTTTGAAAAAACTAAGAATAGTAAAAAGGGTTGGTATCAAAGAGGTTTTAGTGGATGAATCAAACAATTTAGGAGATTATACCATTGTTTGttaattaaattgtattttttcgGGTTCAAATCCAGTTCAGCAATTTATCTGGATTATatcaacatttttgtgtaaatttatcttattttgaTAGAAAATGAGAGAGATTATAACCGTTATAAACGTATGCCCATGTTCCTGCACACTATCATTACCTATTTTggctttttttgtataaatgaacTCTCGACAttgttaaaaaatcattattacGACTTTATGGAATTGCTTATTTACACATTTTACGTTCACAATAACATAAAAGGATTGAAAAGACAATTGTAGAAAAATCACAATGTACACATATGTATTCTTTAGAAGTGGAGATGGAATGTTCCTTTTCATTGATACTTTCTAAGTACTTAAATTGACAACagtgttttacaaaataaaacacctcttaaatattttattttaaaaaaaatgcgggtatttctttttcattaatCAGGGCTTGGGTTAACACGACCATTTATCTTTCGTATATGTGTATTTTCTTTATCAGGGATATACTGGCTGGGCGGAAAAGATGACATCACTGAAGGTGATTGGCGTTGCAACCATCAAAAGATAAGATAAACGGAACATTCTGGAACCCCGGCGAACCTAACGAATTTACGGGAAATGAGGATTGTCTAACTACATCGATATTTGAAAATGGTCTCTGGAACGATAGAGCATGTGGCAATTATTACTGTActatttgtgaaaaataaaatacgatATCAAATTATCTAAATTTTGAATAGAGACAACACAGACACACAAGTTAGCCACTTAGAAATCCCCCTACGGTCTAAAACAATTGACAGCGCATCTGTTGGTATATTTTAGcacattttgtttgaagttaTATGGTTCAAAAAGAGACCGAAGGTCCcaattgaaattgataaataaaaaataaacatcaaacagatataaaaaccaattataacATTACACACAATATCAGGGATGGAGCAACAGGAATCCAATTAAAGCTGGGTATTTTCTAATGTGGTCGGGTAAGCGATACCTGCTCTTCATGTTGCAACATTAGCGTTGTTATACTTAGTACTATGGTTGTTTAAATGAGtttattgtatttatctttGGACTATTCATGCacatttctatgttgtgatgttatactattgtttcagaagaGGGAGACAGTTTGgttccattaaaacgtttaacccggttgcaaatatttgcacctgtcctaactGGCCTTAGTCAGGATCGTGATGTACAGTCTTCTCGactcatgtacatgtagttcatACGTGGATCTCTTTTGTATATaaaagattagaccgttggttttccgtTGAACTTGAAAAAGTCAACTCCAAACTTTATGGTATATGGTGAACTTGGTGTGTTTCTAATGGGAGTCTATGTTAAACTACGTATGGTAAATTATTGGTGTAGAATTTTCCACGACAAAGAAAATAAGTAGtcacacattttattttgtataattttatgtttttaaaatattcgcAGAATAATTGCAAGTCTGAATGggttatgtttataaaaaatattcttgatACATTGTGGTTATATAGTAATATCTGGTTAGCACAAACTGGCTTTAGCACAAAATGGCTGAGTAAATACTAATAGTTTAAAGCAGAAGCTATTTGACTGATCAATTTCAACAGAACTGGCGTTCCGATAAAActtataatgataaatgaaattcAAGGTTTCTTTGCTATTCACAAGGACGTACAACTACAAATATTTTACTGTGAaaaagtcagtatcaaaaacaaaaagtccttTATTCTATATTCACTGAAAAAGTGATCATAATTACAAAGATTGTATCGtatgatattgaaaaaatataatagtttaCGTTCTCAGTTCTGTCAattgttttgagaaaaaaatattgctgttATCATAggtgtataaaaaagaagatgtggtattattgccaatgagacaactatccacaaaagactaaaatgacacagacattaac
Above is a window of Mytilus trossulus isolate FHL-02 chromosome 4, PNRI_Mtr1.1.1.hap1, whole genome shotgun sequence DNA encoding:
- the LOC134714128 gene encoding uncharacterized protein LOC134714128; the encoded protein is MKKNRDPGLEENTTPKVQLWINTTPERSTSRSRNPMIDCDTFDRVLKTGKELLANWKFLVEENGHAIGTAINKLQNMQPSELSDNRTRKEIEQHIDFHHADRHVMQRCMNHLQWSMQDRLNFLRDQQKFLLDYQNKLEHIFNSFEECKQSRVQDPFSKFVTDVKLNHFHMFNEELLISSKERDKKNARHLIEPNTISFGNTNLYMGRLGRANIMTPIYENIFELDDCCTGKCFDHHCTCYRSDSVLSFENHELNIECQQYEFEENNKRNENDFRKEGLRNDLHRKSQKPKIPIPVKQLAYKKIKHMEESTTTQLKLPPLLANKPIKHTDEPSSTQPKLPPLLPTKTKYMNDFTSKQLKPQPLLPNINNVDESYTASIKSPKKIKSCWEPVKLPPLLPSQKLNCKVSNFPVIPPKMLQPLKMLPQNIKRTLNINKDRNVKKEKIKVMSMRPRPNTALRPIAGTSASNDISNVNSEVAMDMISWTSAPRERNYRYSKLQKDSTKDCFIPKGPGDKVSKAIYERYLTLRKQVSNAGEKTETEKSDSCPEFNQHSAKLDIKVANKYAAEQNFDMVFDQDTKILQSEGGTGNNCKDATNQSPSSDWQVTNIGSESEIETKFIPMPPKTPKPKTLNTRINQYSRKRS